Sequence from the Kineosporia succinea genome:
GCACCACATCCCGCAGGTGGAGAAGTTCTGGGAGAAGTTCTACTTCCGTCCCGGCAACCTGGGCTACCCGGTGTTCGAGACCTCGGTCGGCCGCATCGGCGTGCTGATCTGCTACGACCGGCACTTCCCGGAGGCCTGGCGGGCCCTCGGGCTGAACGGCGCGCAGATCGTTTTCAACCCCAACGCGTCCAAACCCGGCCTGTCGAACCGTCTCTGGGAACTCGAGCAGCCCACCGCGGCCGCCGCGAACGGGTACTTCGTGGCCGTTCCGAACCGGGTCGGCGCCGAGACCAACGAGTTCGGCGACGAGGCCGTGGACTTCTACGGAACCTCGTACGTGGCCGACCCGCGCGGCAACTACGTCGGCGAGATCGGCAGCTCGGGCAAGGAGGAGCTGCTCATCCGCGACCTCGACCTGGACCTGGTGCGCACCGCCCGCGACGAGTGGCAGTTCTACCGCGACCGCCGCCCGGACAGCTACGGGAAGCTGGTGCAGCCGTGACCCGTACCCTGATCAGCGGCGGCACCCTGATCTCCGCGACCGGCTCCCACACCGCCGACGTGCTCATCGACGGCGAGACGATCGCCGCCGTCCTGAGCCCCGGCACGACCATCGAGGCCGACGAGACCATCGACGCCACCGGCACTTACGTGCTGCCCGGCGGCGTCGACGTCCACACCCACATGCAGATGCCCTTCGGCGGCACCGAGGCCAGCGACACGTTCGAGACCGGCACCCGGGCCGCGGCCTGGGGCGGCACCACCACCATCGTCGACTTCGTGGTGCAACGCACCGGCGAGGACGTTCTCGCCGCCCTGGAGGACTGGCACACCAAGGCCGACGGCAACTGCTTCGTCGACTACGGCTTCCACATGATCCTCGGCGGCGTCGACGAGTCCAGCCTCAAGGCCATGGACCAGCTCGTCGCGCACGAGGGCATCACGAGTTTCAAGTTGTTCATGGCCTATCCGGGCGTGTTCCTCTCGGACGACGCGCAGATCCTGCGGGCCATGCAGCGCGCCGGCGACAACGGCGCCATGATCATGATGCATGCCGAGAACGGCACCGCCATCGACGAACTCGTGCGCCAGGCCCTGGCCCGCGGCGACACCGACCCGAAGTTCCACAGCCTGACCCGCCCGGTACAGCTCGAGGCCGAGGCCACCAACCGCGCGATCCTGCTGGCCGAGGTGGCCGGCGGCACCCCCCTGTACGTCGTGCACGTGTCCGCGAGCCAGGCCCTGGCGCGCATCGGCGAGGCCCGGGCCACCGGGGCCAACGTCTTCGCCGAGACCTGCCCGCAGTACCTCTATCTCAGCCTCGAGGACCATCTCGCGGCCCCGGGTTTCGAGGGCGCCAAGTACGCCTGCTCGACCCCGCTGCGCACCAAGCACGAGCCGCACGCCGACGACCTGTGGCGCGGCCTGCGCACCGACGACCTGGCCGTGGTCTCCACCGACCACTGCCCGTTCTGCTTCAACGACCAGAAACAGCTCGGCCTGGGCGACTTCTCGAAGATCCCCAACGGCATGGGCGGCGTCGAGCACCGCATGGACCTCGTGCACCAGGGCGTCGTCGACGGCAAGCTGTCGCTGCAGCGCTGGGTCGAGACCTGT
This genomic interval carries:
- a CDS encoding nitrilase-related carbon-nitrogen hydrolase; amino-acid sequence: MTTVRIALTQLTWPGDKQAMLDKHEQAARDAAAQGAQVVGFQELFYGPYFGITQDKKYYEYAEPDDGPVVQRFTALARELGVVMILPIYEEEQPGVYYNTALVVEKDGTVLGKYRKHHIPQVEKFWEKFYFRPGNLGYPVFETSVGRIGVLICYDRHFPEAWRALGLNGAQIVFNPNASKPGLSNRLWELEQPTAAAANGYFVAVPNRVGAETNEFGDEAVDFYGTSYVADPRGNYVGEIGSSGKEELLIRDLDLDLVRTARDEWQFYRDRRPDSYGKLVQP
- the hydA gene encoding dihydropyrimidinase, giving the protein MTRTLISGGTLISATGSHTADVLIDGETIAAVLSPGTTIEADETIDATGTYVLPGGVDVHTHMQMPFGGTEASDTFETGTRAAAWGGTTTIVDFVVQRTGEDVLAALEDWHTKADGNCFVDYGFHMILGGVDESSLKAMDQLVAHEGITSFKLFMAYPGVFLSDDAQILRAMQRAGDNGAMIMMHAENGTAIDELVRQALARGDTDPKFHSLTRPVQLEAEATNRAILLAEVAGGTPLYVVHVSASQALARIGEARATGANVFAETCPQYLYLSLEDHLAAPGFEGAKYACSTPLRTKHEPHADDLWRGLRTDDLAVVSTDHCPFCFNDQKQLGLGDFSKIPNGMGGVEHRMDLVHQGVVDGKLSLQRWVETCSTTPARMFGMYPRKGVIAPGSDADVVLYDPAAPTRVSVETHHMNIDYSAFEGFELTGGVRTVIARGRTVLDRGTFTGVQGHGQYVKRELSQYLR